The following are encoded together in the Plasmodium reichenowi strain SY57 chromosome 3, whole genome shotgun sequence genome:
- a CDS encoding asparagine synthetase, putative, with amino-acid sequence MCGILAIFHSSIEKHRLRRKALNLSKILRHRGPDWNGIVVEENDDGTTNVLAHERLAIVDVLSGHQPLYDDEEEVCLTINGEIYNHLELRKLIKEENLNKLKSCSDCAVIPNLFKIYKEKIPSMLDGIFAGVISDKKNNTFFAFRDPIGICPLYIGYAADGSIWFSSEFKALKDNCIRYVIFPPGHYYKNNKNKGEFVRYYNPNWWSLDNSIPNNKVDFNEIRIHLEKAVIKRLMGDVPFGILLSGGLDSSIIAAILAKHLNILDKKNEKSIQNGSDKKSNNNGNESNNNNNNNNNNNFNNNNSGTQKLRSFSIGLKGSPDLKAAKEVAEYLGIEHTEFFFTVEEGIDTLHDVIYHIETYDITTIRASTPMYILSRLIKSSCVKMVLSGEGSDEIFGGYLYFHKAPNKEEFHRELQRKIHDLHYYDVLRANKSTMAFGIEARVPFLDIQFLNVVMNIDPQDKMCSNNKIEKYILRKAFEGYLPEHILYRQKEQFSDGVGYNWIDGLKQYAEKKISDIQFSRAKFLFPYNTPKTKEGYLYRCIFSECFPEQCAQESVPEGESIACSTSKAVEWDESFKQNADQSGRSVLGIHRHSKQFDDVKCVPLQNQEAISY; translated from the exons ATGTGCGGTATACTAGCCATTTTTCATTCATCTATAGAAAAACATCGATTAAGAAGGAAGGCCCTAAATTTATCAAAAAt ACTGAGACATAGGGGCCCCGACTGGAACGGCATCGTAGTTGAGGAGAATGATGATGGGACGACAAATGTGCTGGCACATGAGCGTCTAGCTATAGTAGATGTATTATCTGGTCACCAACCCttatatgatgatgaagaagagGTATGTTTAACAATAAATGgagaaatatataatcatttggaattaagaaaattaataaaagaagagaatttgaataaattaaaaagttGTTCTGATTGTGCAGTGATAccaaatttatttaaaatatataaagagAAAATTCCATCCATGTTAGATGGTATATTTGCAGGTGTAATTAgtgacaaaaaaaataatacattttttgCTTTTCGAGATCCTATAGGTATATGTCCATTATATATAGGTTATGCAGCTGATGGATCTATATGGTTTTCATCTGAATTTAAAGCTTTAAAAGATAATTGTATAAGATATGTAATATTTCCACCTGgtcattattataagaataataaaaataaaggaGAATTTGTTAGGTATTATAACCCTAATTGGTGGTCTTTAGATAATAGCATACCAAATAATAAAGTCGATTTTAATGAAATACGTATACATTTAGAAAAGGCGGTAATAAAAAGATTAATGGGTGATGTTCCTTTCGGTATCTTATTATCAGGAGGATTAGATTCATCTATAATTGCTGCAATCCTTGCTAAgcatttaaatattttagaTAAGAAAAATGAGAAAAGCATTCAAAATGGTAGTGATAAGAAGAGTAACAACAATGGAAATGAGAgcaacaacaataataataataataataataataattttaataataacaactCAGGAACTCAAAAACTTAGAAGCTTTTCTATAGGTTTAAAAGGCTCTCCTGATTTAAAAGCAGCAAAAGAAGTAGCTGAATATTTAGGTATAGAACATACggaatttttttttactgTTGAAGAAGGTATAGATACTTTACATGATGTAATTTATCATATAGAAACCTATGATATTACCACCATACGTGCATCTACACCTATGTATATTCTATCAAGATTAATTAAAAGTAGTTGTGTTAAAATGGTTCTAAGTGGTGAAGGTTCAGATGAAATATTTGGAGgttatctatattttcataaagCACCTAATAAAGAAGAATTTCATAGAGAACTTCAAAGAAAAATACATGATCTACATTATTATGATGTACTAAGAGCTAATAAATCTACTATGGCTTTTGGTATTGAAGCAAGGGTACCTTTTTTAGATATACAATTCTTGAATGTTGTTATGAATATTGATCCACAAGATAAAATGTgttcaaataataaaatagaaaaatatattttaagaaAAGCCTTTGAAGGATATTTACCGGAACACATCCTATACAGACAAAAAGAACAATTCTCAGACGGTGTTGGATATAATTGGATTGATGGATTAAAACAATATgcagaaaaaaaaatatcagATATTCAATTTTCAAGAGCAAAATTTCTTTTCCCATATAATACACCCAAAACCAAAGAAGGATATCTATACAGATGTATTTTTTCAGAGTGCTTCCCTGAACAATGTGCACAAGAATCAGTACCTGAAGGAGAATCCATCGCATGCTCAACTAGTAAAGCCGTTGAATGGGATGAAAGTTTTAAACAAAATGCTGACCAGTCAGGTCGATCTGTTCTAGGAATACATCGACACTCGAAGCAATTTGATGATGTAAAATGTGTTCCGTTACAAAATCAAGAAGCCATCAGTTATTAA